ATTATGACTCACTATCAGGATTTAAGGTGAATTTTTATGATGTaggagttttaaaaaaataataataatataaaggaAATAAGTTCAGTTAAATTCGTAAGAAAaacttttatataaatatttttgcgCAAATAAATAGCAAGCCATTGCGACCTCTCTAGCTCATTTAAATAGGAGAGTATCTAGTTATATTAGataggtatttttgtcttttgaactgaaaaatatccaattagttatattaaaaaaatattttttgtcctatcaaaaagtgaaaagacaaaaatactttttaaatataattgacTTGATAACTCTCTGATTAGTTTTCTCGTGTGGAAAGAATGAAAATAACTTCTATGGGACTGTAACACAAACCTATCATTTTGTACCCTTTAATGAGAGATTGACATCTCAACTTAgtacaacttaaaaaaaataaaacaaacacacaagATCACATCCAAAtctactaaaaattaaaaaaatctcacaTTACATATATGAATGTGATCTAGTtggagggaacattgtcaatttttagtagtttaaaatgagacattgtcacaattaaaagtttgagagggTGGTATTTTgaggggtatgtggactttcccttttttatattctatatatatatatataaaccatttCTTAGATAAAAAAACTACATATATAAAAGCTTTCTAACACTCCCATAAAACTAGCTCGATATTCTTGAtttttagtaaaaataaaatagagatgaaTATTACACTCTTGTACTTCCTTCTATCGATATGAAACCTTGGAGAACTAACATTACCCCTAAGAGAGTAAATATGAAAAACGAGCACGCCTCCTCTTACATCCATTTTTAACCATTTCCACCTTCATATCTCACATATTAAGTTTACAATCCCTTAGCTAATATGTAGCATTAGATGATGGATAGCCCTGAGAGTAACCCATGTAATTGATTCGGGATCGAATATTATGGTGATTATAGATAGGATCTCCATAATCAACGGCCTTTATTACCACGGCTTCTCGCCGTCCATCGTGTTCTTGAACGGCCCCAAAGACTATCTCATTTGTTTCACAGTTTTTCTCATAGTAAGTTTGCGGGCCAGATGAAAAATGCCTGTGATGAtgctgctgttgctgttgctgctgctgcataTGTTGCTGTTGTTGCTGATGCTTCATATGTTGCTGTTGTAGCTGTTGCTGCATATGTTGCTGTTGCAGCTGATGCTGCATATGCTGCTGCTGTTGGCGATAATCACCATCCCATCCATTATGGTAAACCCGGCTTTGCTTGATATGCTGGCTCCTTTCCAGGTCCTTGGTCATAAAAGGGTATGTTTTCTTTGGTGTTGGTGGTCTAGTTTCTAATGTTGGTGGCTCATCTTCGTCTGGTATCACATAGCTCTCTTGCATGGGCCACGGATTTGACTGTGTGTTCAGTTGTTCGTATTGCTGATTATAGATGAGGGGCTTTCTTCTAGAGCCTGAAAATAATCCCCCAAATATTTCAGCTACCGAAGTGCTGGTGTTGAGGACAAGCTTTCCAAGTGAACCAAAGAATCCCTCTTCTGCTCTCTCAGTTTCATCTTCAGATGGAATCAAGGGGGGCCTGACCGATTTAGGAGGCTTCTGATATGGTGCCACTGGTGAACCTTTCCTTACAGGAGTTCTTGAATCCTGcaataagaaaatatgaaacttGTCCTGGTCATATCATGAAGGGAATCAGTAGAAGAGAAATTCCAGCTTGTTACCACCACAGTGAATAATTTTAGTGTCATGTTccacaataaaattttcatttcttagGGTTTGGACAGTTGTTGGAACTATATTAAATTAACTTGGGGgaactataaaataatttttgctttttttttggcatggGGAGTAACAGACTTAGAAACAGATGCACATGTTGACATTTAAAATGTTCAGAAAACACTTCAGAATAtgacaaaaagataaaagtatTCTATCTGCAACATCCAAGATGCATAGATTAATCGTGAATAAACGTTTATTTATATAGATATATCTTGAACACATGCTCCATTTGGTGATCAAGAAGacagtaaaaagaaaagaaataatgtGATTTCTTACAACGACCATTCTAAGCCATTTAGCAGTAAATTGTAAGTTAGATGtcctttctttattcttttggGGACCAGGCCAGAACCTGATTGTAAACTTGTAATTTGAAATTCAGACGTGACAAAGATGCCTATGGGGACAACTCTCCAGtcacaaacaaattaaattactagagatagaaaaaattatatatctgGGATAACTTACATCTGTGGATGAAAACATTGCTCGCACCCTTCGCTGCAGCAATGCCAGCATGTAACCGAAAAATCCAGCTGCAACAAGCACTGCCATCCCTGcaaagttatttgttttttcttaaatctCCAAGATCTTGAAAGAAAAAGGACAGATGAAAGTTCTGAGTTTTTCCTTGTTACCTAAATGGAAACTACCATCATACTGGGAAGAACAGTCCTCATCATTGAGTTGGATCTCTCGAATTGCCTGGTTTCCTCTGTCTATAACCAAAAGAGAGCAGCTAGCTCCAACATAAACCACATCAAAATCGTCTGAAAATTTTGCATCTTCACTTGGACCATCAACATGACCTCCTCCTCGACCCCATTTTCCACCTGCAATAGTTGTAACCCCTGCAAAACGATAAAGCTAAATTATATTAATGCAGATCCTACTCTAAAGTAGTAAGTCCCTTGGATGCCAAAATTTCATGCACCTTGTTGGAGGAGAGGGGTTATAGAAACAAATTTCATCCTTTAACCACGGAAATCCCTTAAATATCCGTACATTACCTGAATCAGAGATCTTCCTGATAGCCATGTTGAGCGTGTCTGCAATGTAAATGTTTCCTCTGTCATCCACTGTAAGCCCTTTTGGATGGTTCACTCTTGCCTCTCTTGGCTTCCCATCTACATACCCAGAATAACCTTCAGGTGATCCAGCAACCAGCTTGGGACGGCTATCTgcaattcattcattcattttgAGCATTTAAAAGAACAATGGGTTCAACTAAAAGAATCTGTTGAGAACCCAGAAGACAGAAGAAACTTGATGAGATTAGAAAACTGTAATAGTCTTTTGAGATCAATTTTCCACAAGGAAAGGGAAATGGATAAGTCTTAGTGTAGCTTGTTTGAGTATCTAAATGAAAAAAGGGAATCCAAACCAACTGAAACTACCATTTGGTTCGCATCTGATCAAATTTTCCAGTAACATCTCATGAACTAACTTGAAAAGCAAAAGTGCAATTGGTCATTAACCAAACAAAAAGTTGAGTTAATCGTCCTCAAGAAGCTCAAAGGCAACTCATCAACATAATGgactttgttttcttttttaatgtaaaagtaCACAAAAGCCTTATTTGGTTCAAAAAGATAAAGGACAACTAGGTTGTTAACAAGAAGCTTAATTGCTAATTAAAGAATATTGCTCTCAAAACAAAAGATAACATATCTCCAAAAAGATAGAGTTGGTTTGACAGAAACTAAACTAAAAGTCCTATTGTACTTTCAAAAGTGGAGGCTTCAGCTAAACAAAAACATTTCTCTAATAATGTCTTAGCAAGGAAACgaatcaaaaaaaatatgtcCCAAGCCTATTTCTTAGAGACTTATAATAGGTGTTCGAAAACACATTATGAAAAGCAATATCAAGACCATTATAttcaagaaaaatcaaaatttgatcGAACTAAAAGTACAAAATCACAAACAATATAATCAAGCATTACTCCTAAACTGTACGAGCCAAAAATAACTTACAACGAGACAATGGGGTTGAGATCTTGTAGATATTACTGTTTTCAGAGTCCAAAACCAGAAGCTCCCCACTTGGAGAAACGTCGACAGAGTATGGTTCAATTCCAAGCTTACTGCCATCGAACACCGTCTCCACCGTAAATCCACCCTCAAATTTCATCATCGAACGGCTAGGAACCGCTGAAAAATCAAACCGCACAAATCCCATCAACCTCACAAATTCCACTTTTTCTTTCATGAACCTTGACATTGCAAAGAACAATCTCTAGCCCCATATAGACAAACCCCAAAACAgagcaaaacacaaaaatgtgAGCTCATTGAAATATCTTTACCTGCGTTGGTGACGAATTTCTGTGACCACAGCCACTTAACAAGCGCAGAGACCACATTGGAGACAATCCCACTTACAATTTCTGCAAATGGTTCAAAATGTtaagaaaatttgaaactttgatagAATTTGAAGCagagaatgaaaacaaaatgcCATACTCACTTGCAGGATGTGCGGCTGAAGCTGAAGAAAACCCACCAAAAAGAACCACCAAAATGAGTGCCAAAGGAAGCCAATTTCTCATCATAGCACTCTCAAGAGTAGAGCACGAAAAAACGAACAAAATGCTCAAGTGTGAAGGAGTAAGCTTTGCATTTTGGAAGAACCCACTTAAGTAGGAGACCCACAGACTGTTTCGCAACTCCTTTTTACATGTTAATCAGTAGAAAAGCTTTTTGGGAGATAAAGCAGTGAAAGAGACAAGGAGAGCAGGGCATAGTGTGATCATAAAATGGTTTAGAGTGAACAAACAGGAGCTGGGATCAAAGGGAAGAAAGTAAAGGCACAGCcgcacaagagagagagagagacagggaATCATATGCTCTAAAGTTGTTGTCTTCGTATTTACATCAATCAAGTTGAGTTTTGTTATTGCAAATTCAATTTGGCAGTCCTTTACTTTCTTGGTAACTGGAGTGCCCCTGCCCCCTTTTGAATATCCACGGTTACGCCACATTTTATTGCATGAAGCTGACACTGAGGAAATTATTGTCTTGAGCGTGGGCAGAGCTGTAACTTCAAATGTGGATGCCCACCTTCTTTTTCAACTGGTGCATCCAGGTGTTCTATAGTTTTGGATCTTTTTAGGAAGGATAGAGAGATTCCACCCCGCCGATAACACAGAAATTTACCCACGTAACCCACCTACTTGGGTAGTAGGTAAGTCTTACATCTTAGCCTCTTAGGCTGTCCAAATTTTTAtgtcttaacaaaaaaattaaaaaaaaaaaagaaaaaaaaaaaagagagatttttaTCTGTTTAGGAAAACAGCAAAAAATTGTCTGTGTCGGCTGTCAcctatagaaaaaaaaaaaaagagtacccGCAGCAGtctttcaaccgttttttttttaaaaaaaatttagggaatataattattttttattttatataaaaaaacatttcacaatagatttttttatttgtttttttttttatgaattaaaaattattattttttcaatcattaCAACCActgagagaagagaaaattgtTAGGACATGTAAAGGAGAGAAAATGAgatgttttataatttaataatgcatagAGAgtctataatattttttaatgcaTTGGAAAACACTATAAATGCTCTTTAATGTTGGTTAACTTTGAGATGTGggtatttttttgtgattttttgagatttttcctaaacataaggaaGGGAATGGAGCTTGGGTTTGGCCATTGGCCCCCTCAACAAaccaaaaagaatatatatattagcctTTAAATTTGTTAATAGAAATTTTCaggtcttttttctttcttttttactgtTCTTGCTTGTACAGAAAGCAAAGTTTAGCCAAATTGTTTACTGAGCATAAAGAACGGTGGCTTCCTTGGTGTCTTCTTATTTACTCCTTAATCTTTACTctcttttttgtgtgtgtgtgtgtttttaatGCTTTCTTTGATGTTTTATTTGAGGTaccctttttgtttctttccctcAGCTTGTCATGTGCTCCTGGATAGATCTCATATGCCTTGTGTAATGAAAGTTGACGTCTATCTGTATGAGAATGTTTTTCCTGTACTTTGTatcttctttattattattgttgtttttttttttgggtccctGTTGAATGGTCCAAAGAACACAAATCTTTCTGTTCTTTTCTCTCTTGGTAGAGGATTTGGTTGTCTCAAGAGTAGCAACGTATTGGTCACGATGGCTCAAACAATGATGACCCATTGGCCCTTGTGAGAATTAGCAATGACTTTTATACTATCATCATCACATTCACTTTTCTTATTCTTCAGAAATCATGACTCCTGTGATGATATGTAATCCCTTAGATTGACTTAatacccaaaatatataaagagcAATCTCCTGTGGAAAAAAGATCCCTAGTAgtatttgatgtgtttgtttacACCATCCTGGTTTGAATATGTATGTAGTCATCAcatttcaataaatatttattctttttcaaatggaaGATTTAAAgtataaaactttatttttgatTACTactggagaaaaaaaaaaaaaaaacctttggaTAAATGACTGACTCATGGGAagtcttaaaaataaaatattacttgaTCTGGAAACCAATATTTTCAGAAACTACTCAGCAGAACTTGCGCTAGAGCTTCTCCCTGTATAGAGGACCACAACATTGAGGCTCGCGCCAACCTGAACCTGAAGAGATAAACTTGAGCAGGCATTCTTTGCTGCATGGGAGGAGAAAATCTTCTCACTTGTTTAAATTTCTTCTTTGAACATTGTGCTTTTGGGAGTTCCAGTATTGCCCAAATTCTGCATTTTCAGTACTGTCATGGACTCGCAGTTAAAGCTCATCAGATAGTGCCACCTTCACAAACTTTGCTTCTAATTTCTAAACTTTCtcttaaaacaaacaaaaagatgtTGAAGCCCAAACCGAAACACGGTTGATTGATCTTGTAGTTCTGCATGGAACACTTTCTCTAGCACTTTGTGCCTACTACTAGCTCTATAAACTCAACATAGATGAACATTGCAGCGAAaacggaaaaaagaaaagaaaaagaaaaaatctgaTAAATTATTTACAATGACCCAGATGGAGAAAATGCAGAATACAAAGCTATGCTGTATAAGCATTGATTAAACATGGTAAACCATCCCCACCTCTAGAGTAGTTGCATAAGGAATGCTCAAAGCAGAAGTTGGTTCCCTGAAGTTTCTCCTCAAGAAATCATAACCCAGATTAATCACAATTTTCTTCATCAAACTGGACCCTTTCTTTGCTCTCACATATGAGTGCCCCATTATAAATGCCATTCCTGCCTCCCTTGCTTCCGTCAGTTCGCGCAACTCCTGCCGGGCATCCATATCAATCTGTGGAGACTCCGGCACAACAAACCTCACTCTCTTCCTAACCCTTTCTGGGGACTTAATCTCCCTCAACTCTGAAGTGCCTACCATGTCTGCAAAGTTATCATCATCTTCACACATTCTTATACCTTCTAAATTTGATGATGAAGTCCCAACAACCGTCATATTTTCATCATTCTCCATATCTTCTTCTCCCACGACTAATGCTGGTCTCCCTGACCTGATAAATTCTGCAATACTACAAACAAGATCTTTTTCAAACTCGTTGTCATCCTTCTGAACATCACGATAGCCATACCGTGCTATGCATCTATAAAGCCGGTACTCCTTTGGACCAACTCTTCCCACCAAGAACCTTTCATCAGGTCTGACGTGTGGCACTGGGACCGATTTGACACAGAGGAAGACCACAACCTGGTGGAAAGCTGGTAGATTGGTgacaaagtgagagaaaatagCTGGGATCCCAGAAACAAGCTCTGTATGTATGAGTCCAATCCCCTTGACCCGCACAATTCCAAGACTGGGACCAAGACTGAGCAGCCAGTTGATTGACACCTTATTTTGAACATCAAACTCATATTTCTTGAGCGTGCCATAGTGCCAAACATACATAACGAGTAGGAAGATAAATGAGAGGACAACGGGGACCCAAGCTCCTTCACGGAATTTGATGAGGGATGCTGAAAAGTAGAGTGCTTCAATGGAGCCGAAGAAGAATATAAAGCAAATGGCCAGGAAGACGCTTCTGTGCCAGCACAGGATTATAACCAGAGACATTAGGCAGGTAGTTACGAGCATAACAGTTATAACTGCCAAACCTGTTCATCAGAAAAAGATGATGCTGTAAAATTGATGGGGATTGGAGCTTATAAAACATTTAGGTCATGATTAGAACTCATAAAGCCctataaactaaaaaagaaaaattgatgcTGACAGTAGTACCTGCTGCATTGCCCATGCGTTTTGTGTCCCTGAAACCCATGGTAACAGCCAAGCATAACAGCATTAAGGTCCAATTGATCTCTGGAATATATATTTGACCGTGTATTTTAGACGATGTGTGCACAATTTTGACCCTTGGAAAGCAACCCAAAGCAGAGCACTGTTTGATTATAGAGAAAGTTCCAGTGATGATGGCTTGGCTTCCCACAACTGCCGCAAGTATCGCTATTGCCAGAACAGGCCAT
This window of the Corylus avellana chromosome ca5, CavTom2PMs-1.0 genome carries:
- the LOC132183075 gene encoding potassium transporter 8-like; this translates as MDVERVIRSHPVKKDSWKTVLTLAYQSLGVVYGDLSTSPLYVYKSAFAEDIHHSESNEEIYGVLSFVFWTLTLVPLLKYVFIVLRADDNGEGGTFALYSLLCRHARLSSLPNCQLADEELSEYTKDGIESDRGNIGWRLKSTLEKYRVLQRFLLVLALIGTCMVIGDGVLTPAISVFSAVSGLELSMSKEHHRYVEVPVTCIILVLLFALQHYGTHRVGFLFAPVVIMWLLCISAIGLYNIFYWNRDVYQALSPYYMYKFLKKTQRGGWMSLGGILLCITGSEAMFADLGHFSQLSIKIAFTCMVYPSLILAYMGQAAYLSRHHNIETHYRIGFYVSVPEKIRWPVLAIAILAAVVGSQAIITGTFSIIKQCSALGCFPRVKIVHTSSKIHGQIYIPEINWTLMLLCLAVTMGFRDTKRMGNAAGLAVITVMLVTTCLMSLVIILCWHRSVFLAICFIFFFGSIEALYFSASLIKFREGAWVPVVLSFIFLLVMYVWHYGTLKKYEFDVQNKVSINWLLSLGPSLGIVRVKGIGLIHTELVSGIPAIFSHFVTNLPAFHQVVVFLCVKSVPVPHVRPDERFLVGRVGPKEYRLYRCIARYGYRDVQKDDNEFEKDLVCSIAEFIRSGRPALVVGEEDMENDENMTVVGTSSSNLEGIRMCEDDDNFADMVGTSELREIKSPERVRKRVRFVVPESPQIDMDARQELRELTEAREAGMAFIMGHSYVRAKKGSSLMKKIVINLGYDFLRRNFREPTSALSIPYATTLEVGMVYHV
- the LOC132183076 gene encoding uncharacterized protein LOC132183076, encoding MMRNWLPLALILVVLFGGFSSASAAHPAKIVSGIVSNVVSALVKWLWSQKFVTNAAVPSRSMMKFEGGFTVETVFDGSKLGIEPYSVDVSPSGELLVLDSENSNIYKISTPLSRYSRPKLVAGSPEGYSGYVDGKPREARVNHPKGLTVDDRGNIYIADTLNMAIRKISDSGVTTIAGGKWGRGGGHVDGPSEDAKFSDDFDVVYVGASCSLLVIDRGNQAIREIQLNDEDCSSQYDGSFHLGMAVLVAAGFFGYMLALLQRRVRAMFSSTDDSRTPVRKGSPVAPYQKPPKSVRPPLIPSEDETERAEEGFFGSLGKLVLNTSTSVAEIFGGLFSGSRRKPLIYNQQYEQLNTQSNPWPMQESYVIPDEDEPPTLETRPPTPKKTYPFMTKDLERSQHIKQSRVYHNGWDGDYRQQQQHMQHQLQQQHMQQQLQQQHMKHQQQQQHMQQQQQQQQHHHRHFSSGPQTYYEKNCETNEIVFGAVQEHDGRREAVVIKAVDYGDPIYNHHNIRSRINYMGYSQGYPSSNATY